GTTAAGGAAGTTGTCACACGCTTTCCGCCGGAGCCGAACGGTTATTTACATATCGGACATGCCAAGGCGATCTGGATTAACTTTACACTGGCGGACGAGTTCGGTGGTAAGACTAACTTAAGATTTGACGACACGAATCCGGCTAAAGAGGATATGGAGTATGTGAACTCGATTCAGGAAGATGTGAAGTGGCTCGGTTATGAATGGGAAGAGCTGCGTTTTGCATCGGATTATTTCGAGGAGATGTACAAGCGTGCCGAATTATTGATTACGAAGGGCAAAGCTTATGTCGATGACCTCAGTGCGGATGAAATTCGCCAATTGCGGGGAACGCTGACGGAGCCAGGAAAGAATAGTCCATATCGTGATCGTAGCATTGAAGAGAATTTGGATCTGTTCCGCCGTATGCGTGCAGGCGAATTCAAGGACGGTGAGAAGGTACTTCGCGCCAAGATCGATATGTCTTCCCCGAACATTAACCTGCGTGATCCTGTAATATACCGTATTACACACGCACATCACCATAATACAGGCGATAAATGGTGTATCTATCCAATGTATACGTTCGCTCATCCGCTAGAAGATGCTATTGAGGGAGTCACTCACTCTCTTTGCTCGTTGGAATTCGAAGATCAACGCCCATTCTACGATTGGGTCGTAGCTGAATGTGAGATGCCAGCTGTCCCACATCAATATGAATTTGGCCGTCTGAATCTGGCTCAAACGATGACTAGTAAGCGTAAGCTGAAGCTGCTTGTAGATGAAGGACATGTGGACGGCTGGGATGACCCACGGATGCCGACGATCTCCGGTCTGCGCCGCAGAGGATATACCCCGGAAGCGATTCGTAAATTCGTGTATGAGGCGGGGATCTCCAAGAGCCAAGGTCTGGTGGACCTGCAAATGCTGGAGCACTTTATCCGTGAAGATCTTAAGCTAACTGTACCGCGTACAATGGCTGTGCTGCGACCGCTTAAGGTTGTAATTACTAACTACCCTGAAGGCCAAACGGAATGGCTTGAAGCAGAGAATAATACAGAGAATGAGGAAATGGGTGTACGCCAAATTCCGTTCTCCCGCGAGATTTATGTGGAGCGTGATGACTTTATGGAGAATCCGCCGAACAAATATTTCCGGTTGTTCCCTGGCAATGAAGTGCGTCTGAAGCATGCTTATTTCATCAAATGTAATGAGGTTATTAAGGATGAGAATGGCGAGGTTGTGGAGCTGCATTGTACGTATGATCCAGAAACGAAGAGTGGCAGCGGATTTACAGGTCGCAAGGTAAAAGGTACTTTGCATTGGGTTGAAGCTAGCCAAGCGGTTCCTGCGGAATTCCGTTTATACGAGCCTCTGATTTCTGCGGAAGAAGCGGATGAGGTTGTGGAAGTTGAAGGATTGGATTCCTCGGTAGAGAAATCGGAGCCTAGCTTCTTAGATCAGCTTAATCCTAAGTCCATTGAAATCTTGCAAGGTTTTGTTGAACCAGCCCTAAAGGATAGCGTGGCTCAGGATAAATTCCAATTCTTCCGTCACGGTTACTTTAATGTGGATAGTAAATATTCGGCGCCAGGACATCTCGTATTCAATCTTATCGTTTCACTGAAAAGTTCATTTCAGCCTCCTAAACAAGGCTAAATAGATAAACCGAGCAAGTAAAAAGAAGGCTCCAACGTCCTGAATAGGTACGTCTGAGCCTTCTTTTTTTTGAATTATAATATTTCGATTTCGCAGATCTCGTCCTCTTCCTCTGAAGGAGGGTGGTACCCACCACTGTTAACAAAGAGCCACATGAAACCAAAGCCAAGCGTTCCAAAGAGTGTCATGAATACACCGGCCTGATACATGCTCTGTGCACCTAGATTCTGATACATCCATCCTCCGAGAAGACCTCCAATAATACCGGCTATACCGCTCCAGCTGAGCGTGTAGAGCGCTTGTCCGGAAGAACGGTAAGACCGTGGAATCAGGAGCATCGTCAATTGAGTACCTACATAGAAGAAGCCGCCGAACGTTATGCAGTGTAAAATCTGAACGAGCACCACTTGAAGGGCTGTAGTGGCTTCAGCCATAAACCACCAGCGCAGAACAAACAAACCACTTACCAATGCAAGCCAACCGAGCAAAACAGAAATTTTACGTTTAAGTAGTCGGTCACAGAGAACAAATACACCTACCTCCAAAATAGAGGACAGGAATACCGCTAGACCAATCATTTTTTTAGAACCGCCCAGATCCGTAATATACAAAGATATAAATGTGGTGTTCATAGTGTTCGGTATGGAAACCAGAATACCAAATAATAAAAAGCACAAGAAGAAGGGATTAAAAATTAACTTGCTCATGCCCTTAAACGGCATCGGAGCCATCACGATGGTATGGTTAAGTTTAGGTAATACAAGAATGGATAGTATTGATGCAAACAGTAACGCTGTAAATAGATAGGACAGGATGGATACATTAGCCCAATCAAGGATAAAACCGGCGACAATCGCTATGATAGCCCACCCCAATGAACCCCAAAGCCGGAAAGAACGGAAGCGGTGGTTGGTTCCATCAATATAGCTGAGAATCATCGTGTTGCTTTGAGCGAATAGCGGTCCTTGAAAAAAATAAAATAAAATAATGGAGTTGTAGATCGTTTCATATGTATTTGCTCGAAACATTGATTGGGATAACACTAGCATTCCGATTAACATAAACAAAATGATACGGCGTATATTCTGAGTACGGTTTGTCCAGAACGCCCAGAATGGATTCGCAATAATGGACACCAATGCTCCAACAGAGAATAAGGCACCGATCTCTAATTTAGTCATCCCCACATCCAGCAGGTACAGCTGAAAGAAGCTGGTGAAGAGGACCATGGTTCCGTATACAAAAAAATTGAACCATTTTAAAGACGTGATAGAAGACGGAATAACGCCTTTTCGCAAATGGTTCACTCCTTTCTCACTAAATATCTTGCCTGGAGTATAATTGCCAATATTAGGCCCTTCTATCACTGTAACACGTGTTGAAAAGGGATACAAACACCCTTTTTTACTTTTTTACATTATTTTGGAGTTTATTTATGTTTGAGACGATAAGCGACAAAAAACGCATGAAATAAGAGCATAGGTGGTATATATGTAAAGCGTAACGGGTGTTATTTTGACCAGTGGCTATTCCCGGAAGATGGGAAGTGACAAGGCGCTGTTGGAGCTTGACGGAATACGGGTTTAACTTCAGTTTACAATCTGATTATAGTATGGGTTTAAGGCGAGAAAGATAGTACTACACTTTCCTCGTAGAGCTACCAAGAAAAGAGGGAGTTAATATTATGAAGAAATCCGAAACCAAGGGCAAGACGGCACTGAAGCCATTTCTAACGCTACTAAGAGAAACCAAGCCTTCATACGGCTTATTGGCTATAGCCATTGCACTAAGTATGATATCAACATTGGTCAGTTTGGTGATTCCGATGTTCACAAAGAATCTGGTGGATGGCTTCTCATTGGCCTCTGTTAGCAAGCTGCAGATTGTAGGCATAGCAGCTGCATTTATTGCCCAGACCATTGCTGGAGGGATCTCCATCTATCTGTTGAATTATGTTGGGCAGAAGATGGTTGCAGGTCTACGGGATCGGCTATGGCGTAAATTTCTAGTTCTACCTGTGGCTTATTACAACGACAACCGAACGGGAGAAAGCGTCAGCCGCATGACGAATGATACAGGGATCATCAAAACGCTGATTTCTGAACATTTAGCCAGTTTATTTACCGGAGTGATTTCCATAGTGGGCTCTATTGCAGTGCTGTTATTTTTAAACTGGAAAATGACGCTTGTTCTGTTCACCGTGCTTCCTTTATCTGCGTTGATTCTGGTGCCGCTTGGTCGGCAGATGTACAAAATATCCAAAGGTATGCAAGACGAGACAGCTTCCTTTACCGCTACGCTTAGTGGTGTATTGTCAGAGATCCGTTTGGTGAAATCTTCAGGTGCAGAGAAGAAAGAATATGAGGCAGGCAAGACCGGAATTATGAACCTGCTCTCCTTTGGCATACGCGAAGGCAAGATTAGCGCTATGATCAGTCCGCTCGTTTCCTTTGTATTTATGATGCTGCTAGTGGTTATTATCGGTTATGGCGGAATGCAGGTATCTTCCGGTGTTCTGACGGCGGGTGAACTAGTCGCCTTTATTCTTTATCTTATTCAAATCATTATGCCACTTACTCAATTGACCACGTTCTTCACACAAATTCAGAAGGCCAAGGGTGCCTCAGAGCGTATTATTGAGACCCTGGCGGCGGAAGAGGAAGTATATGAAGGACAGGTGGAGGCGAATGGCACAGAGGGGCCAATCTCGGTAGAGGGTTTAAGCTTTGGATATAAAAATGGTGAGAACGTATTGACCGATGTAAGCTTCCGTATGCTTCCGGGTCAGGTGACGGCTATTGTCGGACCGAGTGGGGGCGGTAAGACCACATTGTTCTCGTTGCTCGAACGATTTTATGAGCCTCTGTCAGGACTGATTAAGCTTGGTGACATGCCAGTGTCTACTTTCTCACTGCGTTCGTGGCGGAAGCTTATAGGGTACGTCTCACAGGAAAGCCCACTATTGGCCGGTACGATTGCTGAGAATTTAACCTACGGATTAGATCGGGACGTTAGCAGGGAGGAAATGCGCTCCGCTGCAGCAATGGCTTATGCCGATGGCTTTATTGATGCACTTCCAGAAGGATATAATACGGATGTTGGTGAAAGAGGCGTGAAGCTGTCTGGTGGACAACGGCAACGGATTGCCATTGCCAGAGCACTGCTGCGGAATCCGAAGATTCTTATGCTTGATGAAGCTACTTCCAGTCTCGATAGTCAATCGGAGGCGGTGGTACAGAAGGCGCTGTCCAATTTGATGAAGGGCCGTACCACGGTTGTAATTGCTCATCGTTTGGCTACGGTTGTAAATGCAGACCAGATTATTTTTATGGAAAAGGGTCAGATTACCGGAATGGGAAGACATGAAGAGCTGCTGGACAATCATGAGCTATACCGGGAATTTGCCACCCAGCAGCTACAAATGAATAACCCTGAGGTTCGTGATAATGAAGAGGAGGCTCCAGTGATCGATGACAAAAATACTAGTAGTGGACGACGATCCGCACATCCGCGAATTGGTAGAAGTATTTCTGAGAGCTGAGGGGATGGATGAGATCTATGGGGCTTCCGATGGACTGGAGGCTCTTCAGCTTCTCGGGAGCAACAACGTAGATTTAGCCATTATTGATGTGATGATGCCCAATATGGACGGCTGGGAGCTATGCCGGCGGATGCGCCAAAACTATGATTTCCCGATCTTAATGCTGACCGCCAAAGGGGAAACCTCACAAATTGTAAAAGGGTTTGAGCTGGGAAGCGATGATTATCTGGTCAAGCCATTTGAGCCGGTTGTACTGATTGCGAGAGTTAAGGCGCTGCTCAAGCGCTACCAGATTTCTGCCGCGCAAAGTGTGACCGTGGGTCGATTGCGAATGAATCGCAAAACCTATGAGGTCTCCTCGGAATATGGAGAGATCACGCTACCACTTAAAGAGTTCGAGCTCCTATTTAAGCTAGGCAGTTATCCGGGTCAGACGTTGACTAGAGATAGGTTGATCGAAGAGATTTGGGGTTATGATTTTGAGGGGAATGAGCGAACGCTGGATGTGCATATCAACCGTTTACGTGAACGTTTTAATCAAGATAACTATGGGTTCGTTATTCGGACGATCCGTGGTCTTGGTTATCGGTTGGAGGGTCATGCATGAAAATGCTTAAGAGTATTGCGCAGCATACTTTAATGTTTATTGCTTTTTTTGGTGCAGCTGCGCTTAGCTGGACTGCGGCTTATTTTCTAATGAACAAATTGAGTGCTGCTTGGGGTTGGTCACCCTCAGAGTATGTTTTGCAATTGATTACTGTTTTAGTTGGCTTAGTGATTTTGATGCTGATATTCTTGTTGTTTTCCACCTTCTTTCGCGGCTGGGAACGTGTTCTTTATAAATCGATTATTGATGGGATTCGCCGTATCTCTAAGGGAGATTTTAATGTTGTACTTGAACAAAATAGGGAATACCGTGAATTCGGCGAAATTGTAGAGAGCATTAATGAAATGGCTAGTGAGCTGAGCCAGATGGAGACTATGCGCCAGGATTTCATCTCCAATGTATCGCATGAAATTCAATCTCCACTAACTTCCATTCGAGGGTTTGCGCTTGCATTGAAGGACGAAACCTTAAGTAAGGAGAGTAGGAGGCACTATATTGATATTATTGTGGCTGAGAGCACCCGCGTATCTGGGCTCAGTGATAATTTATTGAAGCTTTCGGCGCTCGAATCGGGCAATTTTCCGTTTGAAAATCAGGTCTATCGCCTGGATAAGCAGCTTAGAGATACGATTCTGGCTTCTGAGCCACAGTGGCTGGAGAAAAATATTGAGGTAGAGGCTGAGCTGGAAGAAGTGAAGTTCTCTGCGGTTAAAGATTTAATGACCCAGGTCTGGACTAATCTTCTTCATAACAGCATTAAATTTACTTCTCAGAATGGATGTATTCATATCAAGCTTCGAACAGTAGATGGGCGAGTAGAGGTGGAGATTCAAGATAGCGGGATTGGTATCTCTGAAGAAGACCTACCACGCATCTTTGATCGCTTCTATAAGGCAGACAAAGCTAGAACCGCGAGCGGGGGAGGTAGTGGACTGGGCCTATCGCTGGTGAAGAAGATCGTTGAGCTGCACGAGGGTAAAGTAACCGTAGCTAGTCGACCTGGTGAAGGGACGGCTTTTATAGTGAGCTTGCCAGTAAAAAATACAAATGAAATAAATAGTAAGTAGAGCAGAGTAGCTATCTTTTATCTTAAACGAAACGCCGCTTTCCCCAGAATGCTTGGGGAAAGCGGCGTTTTTAATGAGACAGACTAGCCTCCAATTTGAGACATGCGCCGAGCCGTCGGCGTGTGGCTTTGTGCTTTTTTCTCCAAGGCTAAGGCCATTTCGTGGTTATGGGGCTTGTTGCCCAGTGCTTTTCGGAATAAGGCTTGCACCGCTGCACGGTCGCTGATTAAAGGGCGCACATGGTATTCATCTGCCCAATACAGACAAGCTTTGATATGACCATCTGCTGTGAGTCTCAGGCGATTGCAGTTATCGCAGAAGTGATCGCTCACGGGATGGATCAGACCGAACGTTCCTTGAGCTCCAATAACCCGCCGATTCTGGGAAGGGCCATTACCAGATGGCATCTCCGCTTCTTCGGTTTCCCATCCGGCTGCGGTACAAGCTTCTATAACAGTTTCGAGCGGCAGATAGGATTGGCGCCAAGAATCAGTAGCGCTTCCGATAGGCATATATTCAATAAAGCGTACATTTAGTGGACTGTTCATCGTAAGGGAGATGAAGTCTTTGATCTCGTCATCATTAATCCCTTTCATTAACACAACGTTAAGCTTGATCGGCTCCAGCCCAGCAGCTTGTGCTGCCTCGATCCCCTTTAGTACCTTGGAGACCTCACCGCCTCGCGTAATCATAGAGAATCGATCCTGCCGTAAAGAGTCTAGGCTGATGTTCACCCGTGACAGACCGGCTGCTTTTAGCAGCGCTGCTTTTGCCGGAAGCATTAAACCATTTGTAGTCAGTGAAATATCGTCGATCCCAGGAATGGCGGATATCATAGCCACTAGCTTCTCCAGATCTTTACGAACAAGAGGTTCTCCGCCTGTTAGCCGTACCTTACGTAATCCGAGTGGTGCTAGTGATTCTACAACTGAGGTGATTTCCTCATAACTCAGAATCTCGTCCTTCGGCTGGAATTCCATCCCTTCCGCTGGCATACAATAAATGCAACGCAGGTTGCAGCGGTCGGTAACCGAAATGCGGATGTAATCGTGTAAACGCCCAAAAGGGTCCGTCAGCGGCTCCATAGCGTTGCTCCCTTCATTTGTTGGTATTTTAAATCCTTTCCCTCCTTGAGAGAAGACGAAGGCGGTTGTACTTGTTTAGAATTTTAAAGATCGCTCGGGAGTACGTCAATGAGCAAAGTATTGGACGAGTTAAACAGCTCTTTTTTTGAAGAAAGAGGTTTATGGTTTTATTGCAAAATAATGGACAAACTAAAGAGAATGATCAAGCCGAAACAGCCTTGTGAGAATGTGACAAAAGTACGACAAATGATGTGATTAGACATAGAATGCTCACGGAAAGCGTTTAAAATATCCGATATAATCTAGGTGCGGATTACTTTTTACGTTCACTTTTGCGAAACAGAAAGGATACCGGAAATTGCACGTCGATCATGTGATGGTGTGTGACCGGGAAACCCATTGAGGAGGATTTGCAAAATGACTATGCAAACTGTTCCATCGCTCGCCGTGCCGGAGGCATTTAGCCATTGGTTGGAAAGTCGGGGATTAATATATCAGCTTTTAGTGGATTTTTTGGGTAGAAA
This window of the Paenibacillus sp. FSL R10-2734 genome carries:
- a CDS encoding glutamine--tRNA ligase/YqeY domain fusion protein, which produces MENRSTPSNFIKNVITEDLRTGKVKEVVTRFPPEPNGYLHIGHAKAIWINFTLADEFGGKTNLRFDDTNPAKEDMEYVNSIQEDVKWLGYEWEELRFASDYFEEMYKRAELLITKGKAYVDDLSADEIRQLRGTLTEPGKNSPYRDRSIEENLDLFRRMRAGEFKDGEKVLRAKIDMSSPNINLRDPVIYRITHAHHHNTGDKWCIYPMYTFAHPLEDAIEGVTHSLCSLEFEDQRPFYDWVVAECEMPAVPHQYEFGRLNLAQTMTSKRKLKLLVDEGHVDGWDDPRMPTISGLRRRGYTPEAIRKFVYEAGISKSQGLVDLQMLEHFIREDLKLTVPRTMAVLRPLKVVITNYPEGQTEWLEAENNTENEEMGVRQIPFSREIYVERDDFMENPPNKYFRLFPGNEVRLKHAYFIKCNEVIKDENGEVVELHCTYDPETKSGSGFTGRKVKGTLHWVEASQAVPAEFRLYEPLISAEEADEVVEVEGLDSSVEKSEPSFLDQLNPKSIEILQGFVEPALKDSVAQDKFQFFRHGYFNVDSKYSAPGHLVFNLIVSLKSSFQPPKQG
- a CDS encoding MFS transporter, which produces MRKGVIPSSITSLKWFNFFVYGTMVLFTSFFQLYLLDVGMTKLEIGALFSVGALVSIIANPFWAFWTNRTQNIRRIILFMLIGMLVLSQSMFRANTYETIYNSIILFYFFQGPLFAQSNTMILSYIDGTNHRFRSFRLWGSLGWAIIAIVAGFILDWANVSILSYLFTALLFASILSILVLPKLNHTIVMAPMPFKGMSKLIFNPFFLCFLLFGILVSIPNTMNTTFISLYITDLGGSKKMIGLAVFLSSILEVGVFVLCDRLLKRKISVLLGWLALVSGLFVLRWWFMAEATTALQVVLVQILHCITFGGFFYVGTQLTMLLIPRSYRSSGQALYTLSWSGIAGIIGGLLGGWMYQNLGAQSMYQAGVFMTLFGTLGFGFMWLFVNSGGYHPPSEEEDEICEIEIL
- the moaA gene encoding GTP 3',8-cyclase MoaA; the encoded protein is MEPLTDPFGRLHDYIRISVTDRCNLRCIYCMPAEGMEFQPKDEILSYEEITSVVESLAPLGLRKVRLTGGEPLVRKDLEKLVAMISAIPGIDDISLTTNGLMLPAKAALLKAAGLSRVNISLDSLRQDRFSMITRGGEVSKVLKGIEAAQAAGLEPIKLNVVLMKGINDDEIKDFISLTMNSPLNVRFIEYMPIGSATDSWRQSYLPLETVIEACTAAGWETEEAEMPSGNGPSQNRRVIGAQGTFGLIHPVSDHFCDNCNRLRLTADGHIKACLYWADEYHVRPLISDRAAVQALFRKALGNKPHNHEMALALEKKAQSHTPTARRMSQIGG
- a CDS encoding HAMP domain-containing sensor histidine kinase, with protein sequence MKMLKSIAQHTLMFIAFFGAAALSWTAAYFLMNKLSAAWGWSPSEYVLQLITVLVGLVILMLIFLLFSTFFRGWERVLYKSIIDGIRRISKGDFNVVLEQNREYREFGEIVESINEMASELSQMETMRQDFISNVSHEIQSPLTSIRGFALALKDETLSKESRRHYIDIIVAESTRVSGLSDNLLKLSALESGNFPFENQVYRLDKQLRDTILASEPQWLEKNIEVEAELEEVKFSAVKDLMTQVWTNLLHNSIKFTSQNGCIHIKLRTVDGRVEVEIQDSGIGISEEDLPRIFDRFYKADKARTASGGGSGLGLSLVKKIVELHEGKVTVASRPGEGTAFIVSLPVKNTNEINSK
- a CDS encoding response regulator transcription factor; the encoded protein is MTKILVVDDDPHIRELVEVFLRAEGMDEIYGASDGLEALQLLGSNNVDLAIIDVMMPNMDGWELCRRMRQNYDFPILMLTAKGETSQIVKGFELGSDDYLVKPFEPVVLIARVKALLKRYQISAAQSVTVGRLRMNRKTYEVSSEYGEITLPLKEFELLFKLGSYPGQTLTRDRLIEEIWGYDFEGNERTLDVHINRLRERFNQDNYGFVIRTIRGLGYRLEGHA
- a CDS encoding ABC transporter ATP-binding protein; the encoded protein is MKKSETKGKTALKPFLTLLRETKPSYGLLAIAIALSMISTLVSLVIPMFTKNLVDGFSLASVSKLQIVGIAAAFIAQTIAGGISIYLLNYVGQKMVAGLRDRLWRKFLVLPVAYYNDNRTGESVSRMTNDTGIIKTLISEHLASLFTGVISIVGSIAVLLFLNWKMTLVLFTVLPLSALILVPLGRQMYKISKGMQDETASFTATLSGVLSEIRLVKSSGAEKKEYEAGKTGIMNLLSFGIREGKISAMISPLVSFVFMMLLVVIIGYGGMQVSSGVLTAGELVAFILYLIQIIMPLTQLTTFFTQIQKAKGASERIIETLAAEEEVYEGQVEANGTEGPISVEGLSFGYKNGENVLTDVSFRMLPGQVTAIVGPSGGGKTTLFSLLERFYEPLSGLIKLGDMPVSTFSLRSWRKLIGYVSQESPLLAGTIAENLTYGLDRDVSREEMRSAAAMAYADGFIDALPEGYNTDVGERGVKLSGGQRQRIAIARALLRNPKILMLDEATSSLDSQSEAVVQKALSNLMKGRTTVVIAHRLATVVNADQIIFMEKGQITGMGRHEELLDNHELYREFATQQLQMNNPEVRDNEEEAPVIDDKNTSSGRRSAHPRIGRSISES